The Thermotoga neapolitana DSM 4359 sequence CCGGTGAACGTTCCACCGTAGAATCCCAGTTCGTATTCTTTGGATGTTTTCGAATACTCCTCTATGAGTTGTGCGATGTCATCAAGAGACGGGACCTTCACCTGTCCCGTCGCTTTCACCTGGTCGCAGAAGACGCATCTTTTCCTACAGCCTGCATAAGGAAGAAACACAGGGATGATCTTCATGTTTTTTCCGCCACCAGCTTTTCGTAGGCTTTCCTTGCTGCGTCTTTCTCGGCTTCCTTCTTCGTTCTTCCCCTGCCAACGGCAAGTGTCTCATCGTTCACACGGACTTCGACAACGAACAGTTTCTCACTGCCGTTTTTCTCCGTTCTCACCAGCACGTATTCCGGTGGTGTCTTGTGTTCCCTCTGCACGATCTCCTGAAGTGCGGTCTTGTAATCGAACAGTATTTCTCCCTTCATGATCTTTTCTATGTAGGACTCGAACTCATCCTCGAAGAGATCCTTGATCTTCTGGTAGCCCTGGTCCAGATAGAGTGCGGCAAGCAATGCCTCGAAGGCATCCGCAAGGATGGAATCTCGCTCTCTTCCTCCTGTCTTCTCCTCTCCTTTTCCAAGAAACAGGTACTTTCCCAGTTCCAGCCTTCTGGAAACCCTCGCGAGGACTTCCTCACTCGCAACGGCGGACTTCACACGGGCCAGATCGCCCACTTCCGCTTCGGGATATTTCCGGTACAGAATCTCACAGACAAAAAGTTCCAGAACAGCGTCACCGAGAAATTCCAGTTTTTCGTTTGACTCTACATCTTCCCTTCCGGCCTGTTTCTGCTCGTTCGCATAGGAACTGTGACAGAGTGCACGAAAGAGAAGTTCTTCATCGTTGAAAAGAACTCCCAGTCTTTTCTGAAGTTCTTCCACTGTTCTTCTCTCACTCTCAGTCAACGAGACTCACCTCTTCCAGAAGGTCTCCTTCCAGTGAACGAAGCTGG is a genomic window containing:
- the rnc gene encoding ribonuclease III translates to MTESERRTVEELQKRLGVLFNDEELLFRALCHSSYANEQKQAGREDVESNEKLEFLGDAVLELFVCEILYRKYPEAEVGDLARVKSAVASEEVLARVSRRLELGKYLFLGKGEEKTGGRERDSILADAFEALLAALYLDQGYQKIKDLFEDEFESYIEKIMKGEILFDYKTALQEIVQREHKTPPEYVLVRTEKNGSEKLFVVEVRVNDETLAVGRGRTKKEAEKDAARKAYEKLVAEKT